Proteins encoded together in one Vigna angularis cultivar LongXiaoDou No.4 chromosome 5, ASM1680809v1, whole genome shotgun sequence window:
- the LOC108339051 gene encoding probable terpene synthase 2, which translates to MSNGALSPPISASGAKPPFTRPTANFHPSIWGDRFLSYVPSSSESDSRIQEANLLKEDVRKRLVSPIHDTNFSLKLNFIDSVQRLGVSYHFEHEIDSALCQIYDISTKDNNIIAHCDDLYHTALLFRLLRQHGYRISSSVFFKFEDQTGKFKESLTDDIEGMLSLYEAAQLRCHGEEVLEEAHNFSMEQLTKSITTQLSCSLVARVQHNLRQSLRRGLPRLETTYFMSLYEEYPSHDENLLTFAKLDFNKLQELHLKELSSITKWWDKDLDVSSNLPFTRDRIVECYFWALGVYFEPQYSRWITTKLAALGTIIDDIYDAYGTIEELELFTNAIDRWDIRCCVDLPNYMQLCYKAIFDVYEEIDQEMRKQGKVYCINYVKKEIKRLVQAQMVEARWCHSNHVPTVEEYMRVRTTSSGYPMLITSSFLGMEDTTEEILLWATTEPVIIAASILLLRIMDDIVGDEFEQERQHVVSSIQCYMKEHKISRKCAIEELRKLVENAWKDINDACLAPTQVPMKFLMRAVNFARVIDVLYKDEDIYTNAEGIMKDHIEALLVKKMSV; encoded by the exons ATGTCCAACGGTGCCTTATCACCTCCAATTTCTGCCAGTGGTGCAAAACCTCCTTTCACTCGACCCACTGCAAATTTTCATCCCTCCATTTGGGGCGATCGCTTTCTTTCTTATGTTCCCTCTTCCTCT GAAAGTGATAGCCGTATTCAAGAGGCTAATCTATTAAAAGAGGACGTGAGGAAGAGGCTTGTCTCACCTATTCATGATACCAATTTCTCTCTTAAATTGAACTTCATTGATTCAGTCCAACGTTTGGGTGTGTCTTACCATTTTGAGCACGAAATTGACAGCGCTTTATGTCAAATTTATGACATTTCAACAAAGGATAATAATATCATAGCTCACTGTGATGATCTTTACCACACGGCTCTACTCTTTCGGCTGCTTAGACAACATGGATatcgcatttcttcaa GTGTATTTTTCAAATTCGAAGACCAAACCGGAAAGTTTAAGGAAAGTTTAACGGATGATATTGAAGGAATGTTAAGCTTGTATGAAGCAGCCCAACTAAGATGTCATGGAGAAGAAGTACTTGAAGAAGCACACAATTTCAGTATGGAGCAATTAACTAAGTCTATAACCACCCAACTAAGTTGTTCTCTTGTGGCACGAGTTCAGCATAACTTAAGACAATCACTTCGCCGAGGTTTGCCTAGGTTGGAGACAACATATTTTATGTCTTTATACGAGGAATATCCATCTCATGACGAAAACTTGCTAACATTTGCAAAATTAGATTTTAACAAGTTGCAGGAGCTACATTTGAAAGAACTCAGCAGTATAACCAA atGGTGGGATAAGGATTTAGATGTCTCATCCAATTTACCTTTTACACGAGATAGGATCGTGGAATGTTATTTTTGGGCATTGGGGGTGTACTTTGAACCACAATATTCAAGATGGATAACAACAAAATTAGCAGCTTTAGGTACCATCATTGATGACATCTACGACGCTTATGGAACCATAGAAGAACTTGAGCTTTTCACCAATGCAATTGACAG GTGGGATATTCGTTGCTGTGTTGATCTCCCAAATTACATGCAATTATGTTATAAGGCAATTTTTGATGTATATGAAGAAATTGACCAGGAGATGAGAAAGCAAGGAAAAGTATATTGCATTAACTATGTCAAGAAAGAG ATAAAAAGACTAGTCCAGGCTCAGATGGTTGAGGCAAGATGGTGCCATTCCAATCACGTTCCAACAGTGGAAGAATACATGCGAGTAAGAACAACGTCCAGTGGTTACCCTATGTTGATTACCTCATCCTTCCTAGGCATGGAAGATACAACAGAGGAGATCCTTCTATGGGCAACGACTGAACCAGTAATTATTGCAGCTTCTATACTTCTGCTTAGGATCATGGATGACATTGTTGGAGATGAG TTTGAACAGGAGAGACAACATGTTGTTTCAAGCATTCAATGTTATATGAAGGAGCATAAAATCTCAAGGAAATGTGCCATTGAAGAACTACGCAAGTTAGTTGAGAATGCTTGGAAGGACATAAACGATGCATGCTTAGCTCCTACTCAAGTACCAATGAAATTTCTTATGCGTGCGGTCAACTTTGCACGTGTGATCGACGTGCTTTACAAAGACGAAGATATCTATACAAATGCAGAAGGGATAATGAAAGATCACATTGAAGCTTTATTAGTTAAAAAGATGTCTGTATAA